The DNA segment AGACGATGGATGAAGAGGGCTGCTCCGCCCAAACCATCGTTCACCGCCTTAACACGCTGTCGCAGGTCTACGTGAACATCGCCTTGGCCCTGAAAATCGAACTCGCCAATCCAGTTGGCGAGAAGGTCCGCCCCTCCCTTGGGCCGGGTCGTGATCGACGCCTGGATGTTCACCCCGACAAGGACGGCAAGGACGAGGAGGTCAGGCTGCTGGAAGCCTGCGCCAGCAGTTCGCGCCCGTGGCTGAAGGCGGCCGTCATCATCAGCCTGGAATCGGCCTTGCGTCAGTCCGAGCTCGCTGGCCTGACCTGGGATCGGGTCAAGCTGAATGCCGAATATCCCCACTGCGATCTGCCGCGCACCAAGAATGAGCGCCCGCGCCGGGTGCCGCTTTCCACCAAGGCCATCGCCGCGTTCAAGTCTCTGCTGCCAGAGAATGTCACAGTCCTGGGCAAGCGCCCGGTGTTCCCCGTCGAGACGCCCCGAGCCTTCGGCCACGCTTGGCGCGACGTGGTGAAGGATGAGACCTTCCCGGACTTCCGATGGCATGATCTCCGCCACGAGGCCGTCAGCCGCCTGTTCGAGCGCACCGATCTCCGCGACAATGAGATCATGGCCATCAGTGGCCATCTCCGGCCGGAGATGCTGACGCGATACACCCATCTGAGGGCGGATAGGTTGGGTGGGCGACTGGGTTAGGAGGCCACTTCACCCTTGCCTCAGCGCGGCGCAGAAACTACATTGTATTCGGTTGTATTCTCATAGGGCCCGCTGCCATGCAGAAAGATGTGACCATCACCGCCCGCATCGAATCCGATTTGTCCGACCGGCTGAATCGTCTGGCAAGCGTCCAGGGACGGAGCAAGTCCTGGGTCGTGGGCAAGGCGCTGAAAGCCTATCTCGATGCCGAACTGGCCTTCGTCGAGGCGGTCGAGGACGGCCTTGCTGATATGCACGAAGGTCGCACCATCCCCCACGAGGAGGTAGTTGCCCGCTTCCAGTCCCGCTTTGGAGCGGCTGAGTGATCATCCGGTGGACCCGAAAAGCAGAAGCCGATCTGGCGGATCAATGCGACCATATCGCCAAGGATGATCCCGTCCTGGCGGCCCGGATCGGCGGCGATATCTTCCGCACCATCCA comes from the Magnetospirillum sp. 15-1 genome and includes:
- a CDS encoding site-specific integrase, giving the protein MATIDQRGPHQFRARVRRKVGGKLVTLTETFETREAAEKWGVTRDGKVVGDEYVDRKEARSKTVAQACEWFMDRIAPIDTTTSKRVAKSQHAKNQLSKLKYWITSEFASWSLVSLKPWDLIDWRDQTMDEEGCSAQTIVHRLNTLSQVYVNIALALKIELANPVGEKVRPSLGPGRDRRLDVHPDKDGKDEEVRLLEACASSSRPWLKAAVIISLESALRQSELAGLTWDRVKLNAEYPHCDLPRTKNERPRRVPLSTKAIAAFKSLLPENVTVLGKRPVFPVETPRAFGHAWRDVVKDETFPDFRWHDLRHEAVSRLFERTDLRDNEIMAISGHLRPEMLTRYTHLRADRLGGRLG
- a CDS encoding ribbon-helix-helix protein, CopG family, with the protein product MQKDVTITARIESDLSDRLNRLASVQGRSKSWVVGKALKAYLDAELAFVEAVEDGLADMHEGRTIPHEEVVARFQSRFGAAE